A window from Rhizosphaericola mali encodes these proteins:
- a CDS encoding exo-rhamnogalacturonan lyase family protein, translated as MRKNISRRNFLKNASIISIGSPLLKKNIISHSSENHKIQPFQLNWLDKANGFDTGTTFGLPWRQGQITKIETIHFSENENVILNDNWPLAYWPDGSLKWTAHSLPISQKKSQKIIVQIKETSSQSSIDGIKIIENNNTIEVNTGKIVCVFNKKGNDLIQYITDNTQQNKTIENGKLILINKENNQPINYQSQINTIKIEKTGNARVLIKAEGTHSTENRNWLPFTLRFYFYNNSSAIKILHTITFDGNEQKDFISGLGLQFNINLKEENYNRHIKFADIATNGIFSEPIQNLTGLRRDPSEQVRKQQINGEYIKRSDISDSVLKNLQYVPLWGSYRLNQLLPDAYTIEKRTEEGYSWLSAHYSNQAYGVGFVGDTHQGVTFGIRNFRKSFPSGIALENLHKESSTIKLWFWSPDAQPMDLRFYHNGLGEDAYEKQRDALDITYEDYEPGFGTPYGVARTSELWLKLESNIPSNNTLIQYAEQIQNPTQLLAPSQHLYNASAFGNNWTIKSNISKYEKIEKQLELYTNFYLKEAEVRKWFGYWNFGDVMHSYDFDRHNWKYDVGGFAWDNSELSTDLWLWYYYLHTENRDVFRFAEAMTRHTGEVDVHHIGKYAPLGSRHNVMHWGDSSKQLRISTVTNRRFLYYLTADERIGDLMHEQIEGFKTLQKIAPGRKLPKGSLQQETQDVNYVNLGFGTDWGSIAAAWFTEWERTRDKKYLQLLSNSMQTIADQPKGFFTGGGAMNIHDGKFKIDKTRKITVSHLNSVFGLPEILTEINQSIPNKKFLDGWINYCTLYNASPEEQEKQLGESLKKLNLQQGHARLTAYAAFIQKDKNLNKLAWEKFYEGNGGIKKWEQPIQIEVPNVPNALEEIPDISTNAVAQWGLAAIQCIAYDI; from the coding sequence GCATTGGAAGTCCTTTGTTAAAGAAAAATATAATTTCTCATAGTTCAGAAAATCATAAAATACAACCATTTCAATTAAATTGGTTAGATAAAGCGAATGGTTTCGATACTGGGACGACTTTCGGATTACCCTGGAGACAAGGTCAGATTACAAAAATTGAAACAATACATTTTTCTGAGAACGAAAATGTTATACTAAATGACAATTGGCCTCTAGCCTACTGGCCAGACGGAAGTTTAAAATGGACAGCGCATAGTTTGCCTATATCTCAAAAAAAATCTCAAAAAATAATAGTACAAATTAAAGAGACCTCTTCTCAAAGCTCAATAGACGGTATTAAAATTATAGAAAATAACAATACGATTGAGGTAAATACAGGCAAAATAGTCTGTGTATTTAACAAAAAAGGTAACGATTTAATTCAATATATAACCGATAATACACAACAAAATAAAACAATAGAAAATGGAAAATTGATTTTGATTAACAAAGAAAATAATCAGCCAATCAATTACCAAAGTCAAATAAATACTATAAAAATTGAAAAGACTGGTAACGCAAGGGTACTGATTAAGGCGGAAGGCACACATTCAACCGAGAATAGAAATTGGTTACCCTTTACGCTTAGATTCTATTTTTATAATAATAGTTCTGCTATTAAAATTTTGCATACAATTACCTTTGATGGAAATGAACAAAAAGATTTTATTAGTGGGCTAGGACTACAATTCAACATAAATCTAAAGGAAGAAAATTATAATCGACATATTAAATTTGCAGACATTGCAACGAATGGTATCTTTTCCGAACCTATACAAAACCTTACAGGTCTGAGGCGTGATCCATCAGAACAAGTAAGAAAACAGCAGATCAATGGTGAGTATATTAAAAGATCTGACATATCAGATTCTGTTTTAAAAAATCTACAATACGTTCCATTATGGGGCAGTTATAGATTAAATCAACTATTGCCAGATGCATATACAATAGAAAAAAGAACAGAAGAGGGCTATAGTTGGTTGAGCGCTCACTATAGTAATCAAGCATATGGCGTTGGTTTTGTAGGCGATACACATCAAGGAGTCACCTTTGGCATAAGAAATTTTCGGAAAAGTTTTCCATCGGGAATTGCATTAGAAAATTTGCATAAAGAAAGTAGCACAATTAAACTCTGGTTTTGGTCACCAGATGCACAACCCATGGATTTAAGATTTTATCATAATGGTTTAGGAGAAGACGCGTATGAAAAACAAAGAGATGCTTTAGATATTACTTACGAAGACTATGAACCAGGTTTTGGTACTCCATATGGTGTAGCTCGAACAAGTGAACTTTGGCTAAAACTAGAATCAAATATTCCGTCTAATAATACATTAATCCAATATGCAGAACAAATTCAAAATCCAACACAACTTCTTGCACCCTCTCAACATCTATACAACGCTAGTGCATTTGGAAATAATTGGACGATAAAATCAAATATATCCAAATATGAAAAAATAGAAAAACAACTAGAGCTATATACCAATTTCTATCTAAAAGAAGCGGAAGTTAGAAAATGGTTTGGCTATTGGAATTTTGGAGACGTAATGCATTCTTATGATTTTGATCGTCATAATTGGAAATATGATGTTGGTGGTTTCGCTTGGGATAATTCGGAATTATCAACAGACCTTTGGTTATGGTATTATTATTTGCATACAGAAAACAGAGACGTATTTCGCTTTGCTGAGGCTATGACAAGGCACACAGGCGAAGTAGATGTACATCATATAGGAAAATATGCACCATTAGGATCTCGCCACAACGTCATGCATTGGGGCGACAGTTCCAAACAACTTAGAATTAGTACAGTTACTAATAGAAGATTTTTATACTATTTAACTGCGGATGAAAGAATTGGAGATTTGATGCATGAGCAAATAGAGGGATTTAAAACATTACAAAAAATTGCGCCAGGACGTAAACTACCTAAAGGTTCTTTACAACAAGAAACACAGGATGTCAATTATGTAAATCTTGGTTTCGGTACGGATTGGGGAAGTATTGCTGCCGCTTGGTTCACTGAATGGGAACGAACTAGAGATAAAAAATATTTGCAATTACTTTCGAATAGTATGCAAACTATAGCAGACCAACCAAAAGGGTTCTTTACAGGTGGTGGAGCCATGAATATACATGATGGGAAATTCAAAATTGATAAAACTAGAAAAATTACTGTTTCCCATCTAAATTCCGTATTTGGTTTGCCCGAAATATTAACAGAAATTAATCAATCCATCCCCAATAAAAAGTTTTTGGATGGTTGGATAAACTATTGCACACTTTACAATGCTTCTCCAGAAGAGCAAGAAAAACAATTAGGAGAATCATTGAAAAAACTTAATTTACAACAAGGTCATGCAAGATTAACTGCTTATGCAGCATTTATCCAAAAAGATAAAAATTTGAATAAATTAGCTTGGGAAAAATTTTATGAAGGGAATGGAGGTATAAAAAAATGGGAGCAACCTATTCAAATCGAAGTACCAAATGTACCTAACGCGTTAGAAGAGATTCCTGACATATCCACAAATGCAGTTGCTCAATGGGGCTTAGCCGCAATCCAATGCATAGCTTACGATATATGA